The following are encoded in a window of Carassius auratus strain Wakin unplaced genomic scaffold, ASM336829v1 scaf_tig00217011, whole genome shotgun sequence genomic DNA:
- the LOC113099684 gene encoding E3 ubiquitin-protein ligase TRIM39-like isoform X1 gives MAESSLTARKTRRQSFEHDRPSMSSSMSSLSEEIQCSVCLDVFTDPVSTPCGHNFCKICLNKCWDNSQTCSCPYCKETFKQRPDLKINTTLRELVDHCKKKSPEKTTEVLCDICEERKLKALKSCLVCQSSYCETHLEPHLRVTRLKKHKLMDPVSNLEDYICQKHERPLDLFCRDDQTCVCSICSVKDHKNHNTVPIEEESQEKKTELMKTQKDVQLMIQNRIKKIQDIKHSAEVRKRNTEKEKAVRVELLTDLIRSIERHQTELLEMMEEQQKAAEKQEQELIEELEQEITELKMRNTELEQLSHTEDHLHLLQIHSSLCSSRNTRNWPEISMKTHESLETLRRALTQLKDTIDEKLTLTVSTELKWMQQYAVDVTLDPDTAHPNLILSDDGKQVRCGDIRQKLPDKPERFDYCVYVLGKEGFSSGRFYFEVQVKGKTDWDLGVARESINRKGQITLSPSDGYWTVILRNGDEYEACEDRPVSLSLRVKPQRIGVFVDYEEGLVSFYDVESSSHIYSFTAQSFTEKLYPLFSPFLNDGGKNSSPLIITPVSYNK, from the exons CAATGTCATCCTCCATGAGTTCACTGTCTGAGGAGATTCAGTGCTCTGTAtgtctggatgtgttcactgatccagtctcgactccatgtggacacaacttctgcaagatctgtctgaataagtgctgggacaacagccagacctgcagctgtccatactgtaaagaaacattcaagcaaagacctgatctcaagattAATACCACACTCCGAGAGCTCGTAGATCACTGTAAGAAGAAAAGTCCTGAGAAAACAACTGAAGTTCTGTGTGACATCTGTGAGGAAAGAAAGCTGAAAGCGCTGAAGTCGTGTCTGGTGTGTCAGAGCTCTTACTGTGAAACTCACCTGGAGCCTCATTTGAGAGTGACACGtttgaagaaacacaaactgatggaTCCTGTGAGTAATCTGGAGGACTATATATGTCAAAAACACGAGAGACCTCTGGATCTGTTCTGTAGAGATgatcagacatgtgtgtgttcaATCTGCTCTGTGAAAGACCACAAGAACCACAACACTGTTCCTATAGAAGAGGAGAGTCAAGAGAAGAAG actgaactgatgaagacacagaaagacgtgcagctgatgatccagaacagaatcaagaagattcaagacatcaaacactcagcagaagtcagaaaa agaaacacagagaaggagaaagcagTCCGTGTGGAGCTCTTGACTgatctcatccgctccattgagagacatcagactgaactgctggagatgatggaggagcagcagaaagcagcagagaaacaggagcaagagctgattgaagagctggagcaggagatcactgagctaaagatgagaaacactgagctggagcagctctcacacactgaagatcacctccacctcctacag aTTCACTCATCCCTGTGCAGCTCTAGAAACACCAGGAACTGGCCTGAGATCAGTATGAAGACTCATGAGAGTCTGGAGACTCTGAGGAGAGCTCTGACTCAACTGAAGGACACTATAGATGAGAAACTCACACTAACTG TCTCTACAGAGCTGAAGTGGATGCAGCAGTATGCAG tggatgtgactctggatcctgaTACAGCTCATCCTAATCTCATTCTGTctgatgatggaaaacaagtgaGATGTGGAGACATTAGACAGAAACTCCCAGACAAACCAGAGAGATTTGATTACTGTGTCTATGTCTTGGGAAAGGAGGGATTCTCATCTgggagattttattttgaggtgcaggtgaaggGAAAGACTGATTGGGATTTAGGAGTGGCCAGAGAATCCATTAACAGGAAGGGACAGATCACACTGAGTCCCAGTGATGGATACTGGACTGTGATTCTGAGGAATGGAGATGAATATGAAGCCTGTGAGGATcgtcctgtctctctgtctctgagagtgaagccgcagcggatcggtgtgtttgtggattatgaggagGGTCTGGTCTCCTTTTATGATGTGGAGTCCAGCTCTCATATCTACTCTTTCACTGCTCAGTCTTTCACTGAAAAACTCTATCCATTATTTAGCCCATTCCTTAATGATGGAGGTAAAAACTCAAGTCCACTGATCATCACACctgtcagttataataaatga
- the LOC113099684 gene encoding E3 ubiquitin-protein ligase TRIM39-like isoform X2 translates to MAESSLTARKTRRQSFEHDRPSMSSSMSSLSEEIQCSVCLDVFTDPVSTPCGHNFCKICLNKCWDNSQTCSCPYCKETFKQRPDLKINTTLRELVDHCKKKSPEKTTEVLCDICEERKLKALKSCLVCQSSYCETHLEPHLRVTRLKKHKLMDPVSNLEDYICQKHERPLDLFCRDDQTCVCSICSVKDHKNHNTVPIEEESQEKKTELMKTQKDVQLMIQNRIKKIQDIKHSAEVRKRNTEKEKAVRVELLTDLIRSIERHQTELLEMMEEQQKAAEKQEQELIEELEQEITELKMRNTELEQLSHTEDHLHLLQIHSSLCSSRNTRNWPEISMKTHESLETLRRALTQLKDTIDEKLTLTELKWMQQYAVDVTLDPDTAHPNLILSDDGKQVRCGDIRQKLPDKPERFDYCVYVLGKEGFSSGRFYFEVQVKGKTDWDLGVARESINRKGQITLSPSDGYWTVILRNGDEYEACEDRPVSLSLRVKPQRIGVFVDYEEGLVSFYDVESSSHIYSFTAQSFTEKLYPLFSPFLNDGGKNSSPLIITPVSYNK, encoded by the exons CAATGTCATCCTCCATGAGTTCACTGTCTGAGGAGATTCAGTGCTCTGTAtgtctggatgtgttcactgatccagtctcgactccatgtggacacaacttctgcaagatctgtctgaataagtgctgggacaacagccagacctgcagctgtccatactgtaaagaaacattcaagcaaagacctgatctcaagattAATACCACACTCCGAGAGCTCGTAGATCACTGTAAGAAGAAAAGTCCTGAGAAAACAACTGAAGTTCTGTGTGACATCTGTGAGGAAAGAAAGCTGAAAGCGCTGAAGTCGTGTCTGGTGTGTCAGAGCTCTTACTGTGAAACTCACCTGGAGCCTCATTTGAGAGTGACACGtttgaagaaacacaaactgatggaTCCTGTGAGTAATCTGGAGGACTATATATGTCAAAAACACGAGAGACCTCTGGATCTGTTCTGTAGAGATgatcagacatgtgtgtgttcaATCTGCTCTGTGAAAGACCACAAGAACCACAACACTGTTCCTATAGAAGAGGAGAGTCAAGAGAAGAAG actgaactgatgaagacacagaaagacgtgcagctgatgatccagaacagaatcaagaagattcaagacatcaaacactcagcagaagtcagaaaa agaaacacagagaaggagaaagcagTCCGTGTGGAGCTCTTGACTgatctcatccgctccattgagagacatcagactgaactgctggagatgatggaggagcagcagaaagcagcagagaaacaggagcaagagctgattgaagagctggagcaggagatcactgagctaaagatgagaaacactgagctggagcagctctcacacactgaagatcacctccacctcctacag aTTCACTCATCCCTGTGCAGCTCTAGAAACACCAGGAACTGGCCTGAGATCAGTATGAAGACTCATGAGAGTCTGGAGACTCTGAGGAGAGCTCTGACTCAACTGAAGGACACTATAGATGAGAAACTCACACTAACTG AGCTGAAGTGGATGCAGCAGTATGCAG tggatgtgactctggatcctgaTACAGCTCATCCTAATCTCATTCTGTctgatgatggaaaacaagtgaGATGTGGAGACATTAGACAGAAACTCCCAGACAAACCAGAGAGATTTGATTACTGTGTCTATGTCTTGGGAAAGGAGGGATTCTCATCTgggagattttattttgaggtgcaggtgaaggGAAAGACTGATTGGGATTTAGGAGTGGCCAGAGAATCCATTAACAGGAAGGGACAGATCACACTGAGTCCCAGTGATGGATACTGGACTGTGATTCTGAGGAATGGAGATGAATATGAAGCCTGTGAGGATcgtcctgtctctctgtctctgagagtgaagccgcagcggatcggtgtgtttgtggattatgaggagGGTCTGGTCTCCTTTTATGATGTGGAGTCCAGCTCTCATATCTACTCTTTCACTGCTCAGTCTTTCACTGAAAAACTCTATCCATTATTTAGCCCATTCCTTAATGATGGAGGTAAAAACTCAAGTCCACTGATCATCACACctgtcagttataataaatga
- the LOC113099684 gene encoding E3 ubiquitin-protein ligase TRIM39-like isoform X3, giving the protein MSSSMSSLSEEIQCSVCLDVFTDPVSTPCGHNFCKICLNKCWDNSQTCSCPYCKETFKQRPDLKINTTLRELVDHCKKKSPEKTTEVLCDICEERKLKALKSCLVCQSSYCETHLEPHLRVTRLKKHKLMDPVSNLEDYICQKHERPLDLFCRDDQTCVCSICSVKDHKNHNTVPIEEESQEKKTELMKTQKDVQLMIQNRIKKIQDIKHSAEVRKRNTEKEKAVRVELLTDLIRSIERHQTELLEMMEEQQKAAEKQEQELIEELEQEITELKMRNTELEQLSHTEDHLHLLQIHSSLCSSRNTRNWPEISMKTHESLETLRRALTQLKDTIDEKLTLTVSTELKWMQQYAVDVTLDPDTAHPNLILSDDGKQVRCGDIRQKLPDKPERFDYCVYVLGKEGFSSGRFYFEVQVKGKTDWDLGVARESINRKGQITLSPSDGYWTVILRNGDEYEACEDRPVSLSLRVKPQRIGVFVDYEEGLVSFYDVESSSHIYSFTAQSFTEKLYPLFSPFLNDGGKNSSPLIITPVSYNK; this is encoded by the exons ATGTCATCCTCCATGAGTTCACTGTCTGAGGAGATTCAGTGCTCTGTAtgtctggatgtgttcactgatccagtctcgactccatgtggacacaacttctgcaagatctgtctgaataagtgctgggacaacagccagacctgcagctgtccatactgtaaagaaacattcaagcaaagacctgatctcaagattAATACCACACTCCGAGAGCTCGTAGATCACTGTAAGAAGAAAAGTCCTGAGAAAACAACTGAAGTTCTGTGTGACATCTGTGAGGAAAGAAAGCTGAAAGCGCTGAAGTCGTGTCTGGTGTGTCAGAGCTCTTACTGTGAAACTCACCTGGAGCCTCATTTGAGAGTGACACGtttgaagaaacacaaactgatggaTCCTGTGAGTAATCTGGAGGACTATATATGTCAAAAACACGAGAGACCTCTGGATCTGTTCTGTAGAGATgatcagacatgtgtgtgttcaATCTGCTCTGTGAAAGACCACAAGAACCACAACACTGTTCCTATAGAAGAGGAGAGTCAAGAGAAGAAG actgaactgatgaagacacagaaagacgtgcagctgatgatccagaacagaatcaagaagattcaagacatcaaacactcagcagaagtcagaaaa agaaacacagagaaggagaaagcagTCCGTGTGGAGCTCTTGACTgatctcatccgctccattgagagacatcagactgaactgctggagatgatggaggagcagcagaaagcagcagagaaacaggagcaagagctgattgaagagctggagcaggagatcactgagctaaagatgagaaacactgagctggagcagctctcacacactgaagatcacctccacctcctacag aTTCACTCATCCCTGTGCAGCTCTAGAAACACCAGGAACTGGCCTGAGATCAGTATGAAGACTCATGAGAGTCTGGAGACTCTGAGGAGAGCTCTGACTCAACTGAAGGACACTATAGATGAGAAACTCACACTAACTG TCTCTACAGAGCTGAAGTGGATGCAGCAGTATGCAG tggatgtgactctggatcctgaTACAGCTCATCCTAATCTCATTCTGTctgatgatggaaaacaagtgaGATGTGGAGACATTAGACAGAAACTCCCAGACAAACCAGAGAGATTTGATTACTGTGTCTATGTCTTGGGAAAGGAGGGATTCTCATCTgggagattttattttgaggtgcaggtgaaggGAAAGACTGATTGGGATTTAGGAGTGGCCAGAGAATCCATTAACAGGAAGGGACAGATCACACTGAGTCCCAGTGATGGATACTGGACTGTGATTCTGAGGAATGGAGATGAATATGAAGCCTGTGAGGATcgtcctgtctctctgtctctgagagtgaagccgcagcggatcggtgtgtttgtggattatgaggagGGTCTGGTCTCCTTTTATGATGTGGAGTCCAGCTCTCATATCTACTCTTTCACTGCTCAGTCTTTCACTGAAAAACTCTATCCATTATTTAGCCCATTCCTTAATGATGGAGGTAAAAACTCAAGTCCACTGATCATCACACctgtcagttataataaatga